A genomic stretch from Nocardia wallacei includes:
- a CDS encoding alpha/beta fold hydrolase, producing MTNDSIPSARLAPPVGGFEEIDGRRVFVHRSGSGGPAVVFLAGAGAVGLDYYGVQQQVSRFTTAVVYDRGGTGYSDPLPLPRTATAVATELRDLLRAGNIAAPYVLAPHSLGGFYAFRFAQLYPQDVAGLVWLDALHRDWDDHMPPEAGLAATERTAPDPDRLDQLRPALREMNTELLADYPESIRRSLLHAKASDEWIRVGLAERATLTPLAAELRAGPGIPDVPVVALTALGDEPVAIPERLSRQLHEGKKALDAALVSAVSHGEQRILTDTAHHRLCFDRPDAVVRAIRDVVGRSARPLDSAGS from the coding sequence ATGACGAACGACAGCATTCCCTCGGCCCGGCTCGCGCCGCCGGTCGGAGGGTTCGAGGAGATCGACGGACGCCGCGTGTTCGTGCACCGGTCCGGCAGCGGCGGGCCGGCCGTGGTGTTCCTGGCGGGCGCGGGCGCGGTGGGGTTGGACTATTACGGTGTCCAGCAACAGGTTTCGCGATTCACCACCGCCGTCGTGTACGACCGCGGCGGCACGGGCTACAGCGATCCGCTGCCGCTGCCGCGCACGGCCACCGCGGTCGCCACGGAACTGCGCGACCTGCTGCGGGCCGGGAACATCGCCGCCCCGTACGTTCTCGCGCCGCACTCGCTGGGCGGCTTCTACGCCTTCCGGTTCGCGCAGTTGTATCCGCAGGATGTGGCGGGCCTGGTCTGGCTGGACGCCCTGCATCGTGACTGGGACGACCACATGCCGCCCGAGGCCGGACTGGCCGCCACGGAACGGACCGCACCCGACCCGGACCGGCTCGACCAACTGCGCCCGGCCCTGCGGGAGATGAATACCGAGCTGCTGGCCGACTACCCGGAGTCGATCCGGCGATCCCTGCTCCACGCCAAGGCGAGCGACGAATGGATCCGGGTGGGCCTGGCCGAGCGCGCCACCCTGACTCCGCTCGCCGCCGAACTGCGGGCCGGGCCGGGCATACCCGATGTTCCGGTGGTCGCGCTCACGGCGCTGGGCGACGAGCCCGTAGCGATACCCGAGCGGTTGTCACGGCAGTTGCACGAGGGCAAGAAGGCACTGGATGCCGCTCTGGTGAGCGCGGTCTCGCATGGCGAACAGCGCATTCTCACCGACACCGCCCACCACCGGCTGTGCTTCGACCGCCCCGACGCGGTGGTTCGGGCGATCCGCGACGTCGTCGGCCGTTCGGCGCGACCCTTAGACTCGGCAGGGTCGTAG
- a CDS encoding MarR family winged helix-turn-helix transcriptional regulator — protein MSDDELNVGLLMFIAYRAMEERVYAGLTEAGYGDITVAQGRLAGRLAPEGSRITELAEQAQVTKQTAGFLVDQLERAGYAERVPDPSDGRARLVRLSPRGHTMADHANKIAATVQAEWAAHLGARRMRDLRAALTSLREITDPYA, from the coding sequence ATGTCCGACGACGAGTTAAATGTCGGCCTGCTGATGTTCATCGCGTACCGAGCGATGGAGGAGCGGGTCTACGCCGGTCTCACCGAGGCGGGCTACGGCGATATCACCGTGGCGCAGGGCAGGCTGGCGGGGCGGCTGGCACCGGAGGGTTCCCGCATCACCGAGTTGGCCGAGCAGGCGCAGGTCACCAAGCAGACCGCCGGTTTCCTGGTCGACCAGCTCGAACGGGCCGGTTATGCCGAGCGGGTCCCGGACCCCTCCGACGGCCGCGCCCGCCTGGTGCGGCTGTCGCCCCGCGGCCACACGATGGCCGACCACGCCAACAAGATCGCCGCGACCGTGCAGGCCGAATGGGCCGCGCATCTGGGCGCGCGCCGGATGCGGGACCTGCGTGCGGCGCTGACCAGCCTGCGCGAGATCACCGATCCGTACGCCTGA
- a CDS encoding maleylpyruvate isomerase family mycothiol-dependent enzyme, translating to MDRETSWQHIEQQRRAIADLLADLTPEQWEAPSLCAGWRIREVAAHLALTPEPPSPSVLVRTGLRVRGDYNRLIDELTRAHADRPPWELVTRLRVNAASRTLPKLTNYSNILFDTIVHGQDIALPLGRTIAVPPEAAAAGATRAAKVGRPVWNRHRLDGIRLCAIDIEWAYGTGREIYGPILALLLLVTGRTALLDQVTGPGVVRLTRQLA from the coding sequence ATGGACCGCGAAACCTCCTGGCAGCACATCGAACAACAGCGCCGCGCGATCGCCGATCTGCTCGCCGACCTCACCCCCGAGCAATGGGAGGCGCCGTCGCTGTGCGCGGGCTGGCGCATCCGGGAGGTGGCCGCCCACCTCGCCCTGACCCCGGAGCCGCCCTCGCCGTCGGTGCTGGTGCGCACCGGGCTGCGCGTGCGAGGCGACTACAACCGCCTCATCGACGAACTCACCCGGGCGCATGCCGACCGTCCTCCGTGGGAACTGGTCACTCGGCTCCGGGTGAACGCGGCCTCGCGGACGTTGCCGAAGCTGACCAACTACTCCAACATCCTGTTCGACACCATCGTGCACGGGCAGGACATCGCCCTGCCTCTCGGCCGCACCATCGCCGTCCCGCCCGAGGCGGCAGCGGCGGGGGCCACGCGTGCCGCGAAGGTCGGCCGGCCGGTCTGGAACCGGCACCGCCTCGACGGAATTCGGCTGTGCGCCATAGACATCGAGTGGGCGTACGGCACCGGCCGGGAGATCTACGGGCCGATCCTGGCGCTGCTGCTGCTCGTCACCGGCCGCACCGCCCTGCTGGATCAGGTCACCGGTCCGGGGGTGGTCCGGCTCACGCGCCAATTGGCCTGA
- a CDS encoding glycoside hydrolase, with translation MRYTMTAFTNRSQTDMWVFESTDATNFSLVAPAAYRPPQADPAATPAAAVTDKKGLCRDPNIFRHADGAYYLTYTTAWDGDAIGFARSVDRVDWTFLYEYTFPGAEHAWAPEWFVDADGTVHVVVSIHDGEVFRPHLMTATDPSLSARQWTEPTPLLGFTPEPDTLGYIDTTIVFAQGRYYAFVKNESTKNIEVAVAEDPVGPYRFERTGNWAQWGGTGTGEPREGQCVVPLPDGRWRIYLDAYNLDDPDHGRYLYSDTVTDDLLGAWTTPQDLPGLSGLVRHLTVLPEPVPL, from the coding sequence ATGCGATACACGATGACGGCGTTCACCAATCGCAGCCAGACCGACATGTGGGTCTTCGAATCCACCGACGCGACGAACTTCTCGCTCGTGGCCCCGGCCGCCTACCGCCCGCCGCAGGCCGACCCCGCCGCCACCCCCGCGGCCGCGGTCACCGACAAGAAGGGTTTGTGCCGCGACCCCAACATCTTTCGGCACGCCGACGGCGCCTACTACCTGACCTACACCACGGCGTGGGACGGCGATGCCATCGGTTTCGCCCGCAGCGTCGATCGCGTCGACTGGACCTTCCTGTACGAGTACACGTTTCCCGGGGCCGAGCACGCCTGGGCGCCGGAGTGGTTCGTCGACGCCGACGGCACCGTGCACGTGGTGGTCAGCATTCACGACGGCGAGGTGTTCCGCCCCCACCTGATGACCGCGACCGACCCGTCGCTCAGCGCGCGGCAGTGGACCGAGCCGACGCCGCTGCTGGGTTTCACGCCGGAACCGGACACCCTCGGCTACATCGACACCACGATCGTCTTCGCGCAGGGCCGCTATTACGCCTTCGTCAAGAACGAGTCGACCAAGAACATCGAGGTGGCGGTGGCCGAGGATCCGGTGGGCCCGTACCGGTTCGAGCGGACCGGCAACTGGGCGCAGTGGGGCGGAACGGGTACGGGTGAGCCGCGCGAGGGCCAGTGCGTGGTCCCGCTGCCGGACGGGCGGTGGCGAATCTACCTGGACGCCTACAACCTCGACGATCCCGACCACGGCCGCTATCTCTACAGCGACACCGTCACCGACGACCTGCTCGGCGCATGGACCACACCGCAAGACCTGCCGGGCCTGTCGGGACTCGTCCGCCATCTCACGGTGCTACCCGAACCCGTACCGCTGTAA
- a CDS encoding dihydrodipicolinate reductase translates to MSTPAVRVFQVATGNLGTEMIGRIRSHPDLELVGLHCYTPDKIGRDAGEIVGIGPIGVIATGTIEAIIAAEPDVLTFHGVFPDEELYERVLEAGIDVVTTADWITGYHRDTNHPHPSGRRVSEVIQAACERGNSTFYGTGMNPGLCQILGIVHSADVSEIENVTVTESVDVSCHHSVDTWKAVGYGRPIDDPTIPDSLYKYTAVFADSVYLMADAFDLALDEVTFGYELGACTKDVDLGWYRLPKDSLGASYIKYQGLVDGVPRVESHLEWQMTPHTDPAWNIKGCYITQITGDPNIYSKHMIFPRKDVDLSDPENFAAIGMTVTGLPALNAIKSVVAARPGIITSADLPLRGFAGRFKR, encoded by the coding sequence ATGAGCACTCCCGCCGTACGGGTATTCCAGGTCGCCACCGGGAATCTCGGGACCGAGATGATCGGTCGTATCCGCAGCCATCCCGATCTCGAACTGGTCGGACTGCACTGCTACACACCCGACAAGATCGGCCGCGACGCCGGTGAGATCGTCGGCATCGGCCCGATCGGGGTCATCGCGACGGGAACGATCGAGGCGATCATCGCCGCCGAGCCCGACGTCCTCACCTTTCACGGAGTGTTTCCCGACGAAGAGCTGTACGAGCGGGTCCTCGAAGCGGGTATCGACGTGGTGACCACCGCGGATTGGATCACCGGATACCACCGCGACACCAATCATCCGCACCCCTCCGGGCGCAGGGTCAGCGAGGTGATCCAGGCCGCGTGCGAGCGCGGGAACTCGACGTTCTACGGCACCGGCATGAATCCCGGTCTGTGCCAGATTCTCGGGATCGTCCACAGCGCGGACGTCTCCGAGATCGAGAATGTCACCGTCACCGAATCGGTCGACGTCTCCTGTCACCATTCCGTGGATACCTGGAAAGCCGTCGGTTACGGTCGCCCGATCGACGACCCGACCATCCCGGATTCGCTGTACAAGTACACCGCCGTCTTCGCCGACTCGGTGTATCTGATGGCCGACGCCTTCGACCTGGCGTTGGACGAGGTGACCTTCGGCTACGAACTCGGCGCCTGCACCAAGGATGTCGACCTCGGCTGGTACCGGTTGCCCAAGGATTCGCTGGGCGCCAGCTACATCAAATATCAGGGCCTGGTCGACGGCGTGCCGCGGGTGGAGTCCCATCTCGAATGGCAGATGACACCGCACACCGATCCCGCGTGGAACATCAAGGGCTGCTATATCACCCAGATCACCGGCGACCCGAATATCTACAGCAAGCACATGATCTTCCCCCGCAAAGACGTCGATCTGTCCGACCCGGAGAACTTCGCCGCCATCGGCATGACCGTCACGGGGCTGCCCGCCCTCAATGCGATCAAATCCGTCGTGGCGGCCCGGCCGGGCATCATCACCAGCGCCGATCTGCCGCTGCGAGGTTTCGCCGGCCGATTCAAGCGCTGA
- a CDS encoding Rieske 2Fe-2S domain-containing protein — translation MARPPLPMEPTGWFQVAWSTEIPVGAVHRMKYFGRELVAWRSAAGRVAVFDAYCEHLGAHLGYGGRVDGENLVCPFHGWEWNREGRNVCIPYESHPNKGRRIRSYPVTERNEAVWIWYDTRGRAPYFEVPDMFTAFGDGRTAADYYPPVPGATLFRQGLELHPQYVMENGVDFAHFKFVHKTPFVPEFTRHDFSGPVSYVDFTVAFDADVAADRIDSGVESINAGLGCSITKSWGMVDNRTMPAVTPVDDRTCDVRFTVWIGRKPGDDAPELTRYGKTMADFVIEQFEADVHIWSHQRYSDPPALSPKEFAGFKALRHWAQQFYPAEAQPERATR, via the coding sequence ATGGCCAGACCGCCCCTGCCGATGGAGCCGACGGGCTGGTTCCAAGTCGCCTGGAGTACCGAGATCCCCGTCGGCGCGGTGCACCGGATGAAGTACTTCGGGCGGGAGCTGGTCGCCTGGCGGTCCGCGGCGGGCCGGGTCGCGGTCTTCGACGCCTACTGCGAGCATCTCGGCGCGCACCTCGGCTACGGCGGCCGTGTCGACGGCGAGAATCTGGTGTGCCCGTTCCACGGCTGGGAGTGGAATCGCGAGGGCCGCAACGTCTGCATCCCGTACGAATCTCATCCGAACAAGGGCCGCCGCATCCGCAGCTACCCCGTGACCGAACGCAACGAAGCCGTCTGGATCTGGTACGACACCCGCGGCCGCGCACCGTATTTCGAGGTCCCCGATATGTTCACGGCCTTCGGCGACGGCAGGACCGCCGCCGACTACTACCCGCCCGTGCCCGGCGCGACCCTGTTCCGGCAGGGACTCGAGCTGCACCCGCAGTACGTCATGGAGAACGGCGTCGATTTCGCCCATTTCAAGTTCGTGCACAAGACGCCGTTCGTCCCCGAATTCACCCGGCACGACTTCTCCGGGCCGGTCTCCTACGTCGATTTCACCGTCGCCTTCGACGCGGACGTGGCCGCCGATCGGATCGACAGCGGGGTGGAATCGATCAATGCCGGGCTGGGCTGTTCGATCACCAAGAGCTGGGGCATGGTCGACAACCGCACCATGCCCGCGGTGACACCGGTCGACGACCGCACCTGCGATGTGCGCTTCACCGTGTGGATCGGCCGCAAGCCCGGCGACGACGCGCCGGAGCTGACCCGGTACGGAAAGACGATGGCCGACTTCGTCATCGAACAGTTCGAGGCCGACGTCCACATCTGGTCGCATCAGCGCTATTCGGACCCGCCTGCCTTGTCGCCGAAGGAATTCGCAGGGTTCAAGGCATTACGGCACTGGGCGCAGCAGTTCTATCCCGCCGAAGCACAGCCGGAAAGGGCCACGCGATGA
- a CDS encoding TetR/AcrR family transcriptional regulator — translation MLEAAIASLATGDPAAVSGNRIARDIGATWGVIKYQFGDIDGLWAAVLRYTADKRGDLPAGIHPGGTLRERVSAMITAMASGLRRPESLAIETLRAALPRDHAELERDYPLTAAELASWKPNWDRACQKAFADLDLDPARVRQVAALIPAAMRGIISERTLGTYGDLDDAMQALIGGIVAYLER, via the coding sequence ATGCTGGAGGCGGCGATCGCGTCGCTGGCGACCGGCGACCCGGCCGCGGTGTCGGGCAATCGGATCGCCCGCGATATCGGCGCGACCTGGGGTGTGATCAAGTACCAGTTCGGCGATATCGACGGGCTGTGGGCGGCGGTCCTGCGCTACACCGCCGACAAACGCGGCGACCTGCCCGCCGGAATCCACCCCGGCGGCACCCTGCGCGAGCGGGTGAGCGCGATGATCACGGCCATGGCGAGCGGATTGCGCCGGCCCGAATCGCTGGCCATCGAGACGCTGCGCGCCGCACTGCCCCGCGACCACGCCGAACTGGAGCGCGACTACCCGCTCACCGCTGCCGAACTGGCGTCCTGGAAACCCAACTGGGACAGGGCTTGTCAGAAGGCATTCGCGGATCTGGACCTCGACCCGGCCCGAGTGCGCCAGGTCGCCGCCCTCATCCCCGCCGCCATGCGCGGCATCATCTCCGAACGCACCCTGGGCACCTACGGCGATCTCGACGACGCGATGCAGGCATTGATCGGCGGCATCGTCGCCTACCTCGAGCGCTGA
- a CDS encoding TetR/AcrR family transcriptional regulator has product MAMEKSATGAVRGAGRPGSGTRPLPSEAEILRRGMEAFAELGYDRTSARELARRLGVSHNFINDRYGSKANFWRAVVDSALAGDQREREQLLEADLDDTERVRAVIAHFYRAAVETPLFGRLLADEFARESERLDYLYDKYVAPTLNPLIPSLERLMTARRMPAVPMDVLFFAVISPVAALVQLPLAHRLGRPEPVTRESQERTARQLADLITEGLLGRPRA; this is encoded by the coding sequence ATGGCGATGGAGAAGTCGGCGACCGGCGCGGTGCGAGGGGCCGGGCGGCCCGGGTCGGGGACGCGGCCGCTGCCGTCCGAGGCCGAGATCCTCCGGCGCGGCATGGAGGCATTCGCCGAGTTGGGCTACGACCGGACCTCGGCGCGGGAGCTCGCGCGCCGGCTCGGCGTCAGCCACAACTTCATCAACGATCGCTACGGGTCCAAGGCCAATTTCTGGCGGGCCGTGGTGGATTCGGCGCTGGCGGGCGATCAGCGCGAACGCGAACAGCTACTGGAAGCCGACCTGGACGACACCGAGCGGGTGCGCGCTGTGATCGCCCACTTCTATCGAGCCGCCGTGGAAACGCCGCTGTTCGGCCGCTTGCTCGCCGACGAGTTCGCCCGCGAGTCCGAACGTTTGGACTACCTGTACGACAAGTACGTGGCACCCACGCTGAACCCGCTGATCCCGTCCCTCGAACGGCTCATGACAGCACGCCGCATGCCCGCCGTGCCGATGGACGTCCTCTTCTTCGCCGTGATCAGCCCGGTCGCGGCCCTGGTGCAACTCCCCCTCGCCCATCGGCTCGGCCGCCCCGAGCCGGTCACCCGCGAAAGCCAGGAACGCACCGCCCGGCAACTGGCCGACCTGATCACCGAGGGGCTGCTCGGCCGACCCCGAGCCTGA